One region of Quercus lobata isolate SW786 chromosome 2, ValleyOak3.0 Primary Assembly, whole genome shotgun sequence genomic DNA includes:
- the LOC115967851 gene encoding zinc finger BED domain-containing protein RICESLEEPER 1-like produces MGEEISSTGREGNFSYRREREKLLLGRVEIDKPELKVVQVGFSVFKFITPTPPSFFKVMDSSISTQADGAAATQADGAAASQADGATATATQEAAAATQAEATDGELPLVPPSVVSKTGTGSGRKKSLAWNHFEKVKVDDGVTMAVCNYCKKSYLADSKSCGTSNLLAHVTICPKNPNREDKGQKTLAFEPKNDGDEGFKLVSTTFSVEASRKALAEMIIIDELPFRCVEGYGFKKYVTTLQPKLRVKDIPSRQTVARDVIGIYNSEREKLRKSLKGCRVCLTTDTWTSLQNLNYMCLTCHFIDDTWKLHKRILNFCQVEDHKGETIGRKIEMSLREWGIDGIFTLTVDNASSNLTTVKFLQRVTKDWNGTVLGNELMHMRCCAHILNLIVGEGLKEIDASVGRVREAVRYVKSSPNRNQIFRNFMERLGMESKSLLCLDVPTRWNSTYLMLETAEKFEKVFLRMDFEDDGYSSYFRSKEDSGGLGSPCMSDFQNCRAFVTFLRLFYNATKKFSGSLYVTSNAFFDEIFVIQESISQLVKSQNTLLKNTATNMQTKFEKYWGEGDKINPLLYVAVVLDPRKKLRFLKFSFSEIYGNEVGSVMVDKVKALLMKLYNFFCAVNSPNVEEPSGGERTPMVVGDASDPYVMVHSRYELFLEAEQSIGCSNEVDKYLAENCDGRRDGNFEVLGWWKENSNSFDCCI; encoded by the exons gAATTGAAAGTTGTCCAAGTGGGGTTTTCAGTCTTCAAATTCATAACTCCAACACCCCCTAGTTTCTTTAAG gtCATGGATTCCTCCATTTCTACACAAGCGGATGGTGCTGCTGCCACCCAAGCGGATGGTGCTGCTGCCTCCCAAGCAGATGGTGCTACTGCCACTGCCACCCAAGAGGCTGCTGCTGCAACCCAAGCTGAAGCTACTGATGGTGAGTTGCCCCTAGTTCCACCTAGTGTAGTGAGTAAGACTGGTACTGGTAGTGGTAGGAAAAAGTCTTTAGCTTGGaatcattttgaaaaagtaaaggTAGATGATGGTGTCACTATGGCTGTAtgtaattattgtaaaaaatcaTATCTGGCTGATAGTAAGAGTTGTGGTACTAGCAATTTATTAGCTCATGTGACAATCTGTCCTAAGAACCCTAATAGAGAAGATAAAGGGCAGAAAACCTTGgcttttgaacccaaaaatgatGGAGATGAAGGGTTCAAACTTGTGTCAACAACTTTTTCTGTTGAGGCTTCTAGAAAGGCACTAGCTGAAATGATAATAATTGATGAGTTGCCTTTTAGGTGTGTTGAGGGTTATGGGTTTAAGAAATATGTAACTACGTTACAACCTAAACTTCGTGTAAAAGATATTCCATCTCGACAAACTGTGGCTAGAGATGTAATTGGAATTTataatagtgagagagagaagctgAGGAAATCCTTGAAGGGTTGTAGGGTCTGTCTTACTACGGACACATGGACTTCTctacaaaatttgaattatatgtGTCTCACATGTCACTTTATTGATGATACTTGGAAGTTgcataaaagaattttaaatttttgtcaagttgaaGATCATAAGGGGGAGACTATAGGTAGGAAGATTGAGATGTCTTTGCGTGAGTGGGGTATTGATGGCATATTCACTTTGACAGTGGATAATGCTAGTTCCAATTTAACCACAGTTAAATTTTTACAAAGGGTAACAAAAGATTGGAATGGGACAGTTTTAGGAAATGAGTTAATGCACATGAGGTGTTGTGCCCATATCCTAAATCTAATTGTTGGGGAGGGTTTGAAAGAAATTGATGCATCTGTTGGTAGGGTGCGTGAAGCTGTGAGGTATGTGAAGTCCTCGCCTAATAGAAATCAAATCTTTAGGAATTTTATGGAGAGGTTAGGTATGGAGTCCAAGAGTCTTCTTTGTTTAGATGTACCTACTAGGTGGAACTCAACTTACCTTATGTTAGAAACAGCTGAAAAATTCGAGAAAGTATTCCTTAGGATGGACTTTGAAGATGATGGTTATTCATCATATTTTAGGAGCAAGGAAGATAGTGGTGGTTTGGGATCTCCTTGTATGAGTGATTTCCAAAATTGTAGGGCATTTGTGACTTTTTTGAGGCTTTTTTACAATGCAACAAAGAAATTTTCTGGCTCTTTGTATGTGACCTCAAATGCCTTTTTTGATGAAATCTTTGTTATTCAGGAGAGTATTTCTCAGTTAGTTAAATCCCAAAACACCCTCTTGAAAAACACAGCCACAAACATGCAAACTAAATTTGAGAAGTACTGGGGGGAAGGTGATAAGATTAATCCTCTTTTGTATGTGGCTGTTGTTCTTGATCCACgaaaaaaattgaggtttttgaagttctctttttctgaaatttatgGGAATGAAGTGGGGAGTGTGATGGTTGATAAGGTGAAAGCTCTTTTGATgaagttgtataattttttctgTGCTGTTAATTCCCCAAATGTGGAAGAACCAAGTGGGGGTGAGAGGACACCAATGGTGGTGGGTGATGCAAGTGATCCATATGTGATGGTTCACTCTCGGTATGAGCTTTTCTTAGAAGCTGAGCAATCTATAGGTTGTAGTAATGAGGTTGACAAGTATTTAGCTGAAAATTGTGATGGTAGAAGGGATGGGAATTTTGAGGTGTTGGGGTGGTGGAAGGAAAATTCTAATAG TTTCGACTGTTGCATCTGA